From the genome of bacterium:
TTCCTTGCTCAGTCTGTAATTTAGTTATCTTCTTTTTGATTTTATTTATGTCTGCCTGAAGCGAAGCATTTTTGCTGGTATCAATAGCTGCCAACAAGCGCGGCGCCAGTTCATCGGCAAACTGCTTAATACGGTCTTCTTCGCCCTGAACAACAACGATAATACTGGTTGCCGATACAAATTCATTAATAATTTTGTTGAATTGAACAGTCCTCGGATCGCCTGACGGCAGTAAATCGGACCAGCGCATGGTTTGTTTTAATTGACCGGCGAAAAATGCAAAAATAACCGTTAATACAAGCACAATACCAAACATCCGCCAGGGATAAGTTGTGTGCCATAGAGCTAACTTTTTAAGTAAATTTTCTCTCATTTTTTTTTAATCTCCTCTATAACATTTTTAAAAATTTTATTAATGTCGGAAATATCGCATTTACATTTTTTTTATATTTTATGTACTCTTGTCCAAACTTTTTTTCTAAAAATCACTCTTCTTCTATGATTAAAATTTTAGATATCGCTTACATACAAATAGGATAGAAACCCCCTCTCAGTTAGTCATTCTCAATTCACAATTAGTCTCTCTCAATTCTCAATTATTCATTCTCAATTAACAATTAAGAATTAAAAATAGACCCTCGCTCTAAATATTCCCCCATTACCGAGATTGCCCGCATAAGCCGTCCCTTCTTTGCCAAAATAATAATTTACAAACAGACTCAAATCAACATTCTCAAATACATTATAAGTTACCATTGGAATAACAGCCGAGCTATTATCCGAAAGGCTAATAATGCAAGAAGTGCTAATATTAATTAAATCAGTCAAAGGATGCTGCACAAAAATATAAACCTGATCGCGCGTGATTGATTTTGTCTCCGCAGAAAGATACTGCATCCAATCATTGAAATTGTAATGCTTGTAATCGGATTTAGCCGAAGTGTTGCGATAATATTCACACATGATGTATGTCTGAAAATCGAAAGTGTAATCAAAACCCATAACTAACTCGTAGTAATCCTGTTTAATTTCCATCGATTGGTATGGATAAGATGAAACTGCAAGCAGCGGACTAAACGCGTCAAGATAGGTTTGTTTTTCCTGGTCATCAATTTTCACTTTATTATAGGCATATTCTCCCCACACGCCAAACCCAAATAATTCGCCGGCAAAATCAGCTCCGAGAATGTGCCGTTTTGTATTCATTTTATAAAAATTCATTGCAATGGGGTCAACAATTCGGGCGTCCGTATAAGCCCAGTGTTTTTGACTTCCCAGAAAAGAAAAATCAAAATGAGAAAAGCGACCTTTCAACTTTACTAAAATGTCGGTATCATGCCAATCTTCAGTTGGAGCATAAATTGCCGTAATTCCAAAATCGCCTTTAATCGGCAAATCCATCCGAAAAGCATTATGCCCCGGCTGCTCGTAAGTTGGGTCGATGACGTCCTTTTTATTGAACACATCAGTCGGGTTCCAGGCGTAGCCCGTGCCTATGGACAATTGCTGTTTACCGATGGTGAAATCAGCATATTTGAATGAAAGTTTCACAAACGCGTTATCCAGAAAATTTCTATTTTTATAAGGCATAATATAAGGATTTGTTTCATAGCCAAATAAATTTAGAGTTGGCGCTTCGGCAGCAACTGACTCTGGCAGAAATTTCAGTATATCCCATTTCGTTTTACCATGATATGTTATATAATTAAAATTAGCTCCAAAAGAAACATTATCCGATGCTTTAAGCTGCAGATCTACTCTCAATTTATTCGAGCTGAGTTGATAAAAATCATTGCCGATTTTAGCCAACATTAGCTGCGGTTCAAAATAACCAAATACTTCCACCTGCTGGCTAAATGCAGGTAAGAAGTAGAATAGAGAAAAAATTATGGTTAGAATTAAAGGGCCCAAAGTCGGTGATCGGAATTTTGGAAATTGTTTCCAATGCTGAGAATTAAGAATCTGCAAACAATAATGACACCGAGAAAAAAATACGACATTCGACATTCGGCATTCGACATTCTTAATTGCTTTTTTCATTTCTTCAATCCCCTTTCAGTAAACATTTCATCTTTCAATGGAGCATTATATTTACAGGTCAAAATTTCCATGCTGGTTTGGGTATTGTCTGTTTTATTGTACATAGTCATTTTCATACCCGTTGGAACACCATCTATGTCTTTGATGTCATATTGAACAAGGCGTTTGAGACACAAGTTGGGATTTTCCTCATCATAATAATCCATCACCACCGGTAAAAAATTATCTTTGATAACCCACATAATCATGCGAGAATAATGGCTATTGCTGTCTCTGTTTCGCGTCAGTTCGAGTTTGTAGCAATCATAACCCTCTATTTTATCATCTTTAAGACGTTTGGCAGTAAAATCAGTAATAAAGGCACTGCCTGAGCCCATATCTTCATAACTAAAATCGCTGCCCTGCATTTTTTGTTTTTTGGCGTGAGTAGCTAATTTACGAACTCTTTTTGTGCGCGGGAAATATGCCCAGATATCATCTGCATTATTGAGCATAAGCATCGCCTGCCCCTTTACACGTGCGGGACGGGTGTAACGAATCAAGTTTTTTTCACCACTGTCTTTACTCCAGGATTCGTATTCAAAGGTGCGCTTCTTTCCTGATGTAGTTACAATAGTCATAGTCATTTTGCCATAGACGGATTCCTGATTCATCAGGTCGTTTACTTTTGTGATAATTTGTTCAGCGGTTAGTTCCTGAGCAATTAGAGATGATGTTAGAATTAAAATTATCAATAAAATTTTCAATAAAATTTTCATAATTTCAATACCTCCGATATTTAAATTGATTTATTTTACCGAACTATCGGTCAATATAAAATAAACAAATCATTTATTTATTCCCTGTAAAAATTCATCAAAAAAATGAGTAGCAATATCGTCTATCGTAAAAAGAGATTTATCAAGAACCCATTGCAGCATGAGTCCATCTAAAGCGCCAATGAGAATTGATGCTGTTAGCGTTGTGTTCATTTTTTTGAATTTGCCCAGCCTGACACCCTCATCAAGGATAGCTTTAACAACAGTTCGATAGTCTGCATACAACTTATTTATGTCGATTAAACCTGTGGCGCCATCATGACCTGTGTGAATTCC
Proteins encoded in this window:
- a CDS encoding outer membrane lipoprotein-sorting protein, whose translation is MKILLKILLIILILTSSLIAQELTAEQIITKVNDLMNQESVYGKMTMTIVTTSGKKRTFEYESWSKDSGEKNLIRYTRPARVKGQAMLMLNNADDIWAYFPRTKRVRKLATHAKKQKMQGSDFSYEDMGSGSAFITDFTAKRLKDDKIEGYDCYKLELTRNRDSNSHYSRMIMWVIKDNFLPVVMDYYDEENPNLCLKRLVQYDIKDIDGVPTGMKMTMYNKTDNTQTSMEILTCKYNAPLKDEMFTERGLKK